One segment of Mycobacterium spongiae DNA contains the following:
- the folP gene encoding dihydropteroate synthase yields MAIVNRTPDSFYDKGATFSDQAAQAAVDRAVAEGADVIDVGGVKAGPGDRVDTAAEIARVVPFIEWVRGAYPDQLISVDTWRSEVAKVACATGADLINDSWGGIDPDLPHIAAEFGAGLVCSHTGGALPRTRPYRVSYGTTTRGVVDDVIQQVTGAAERAVAAGVARDRVLIDPAHDFGKNTFHGLALLRHVADLVRTGWPVLMALSNKDFVGETLGVDLTERLEGTLAATALAAAAGVRMFRVHQVAASRRVLEMVASIQGTRPPTRTVRGLA; encoded by the coding sequence ATGGCGATCGTCAATCGCACCCCGGATTCGTTTTACGACAAGGGCGCTACGTTCAGCGACCAGGCGGCCCAGGCCGCAGTAGATCGGGCGGTCGCGGAAGGGGCGGACGTCATCGATGTCGGTGGCGTCAAAGCGGGCCCAGGTGACCGGGTTGATACCGCTGCCGAGATCGCCCGGGTGGTGCCGTTCATCGAATGGGTCCGCGGTGCCTACCCGGACCAGCTGATCAGCGTCGACACCTGGCGCTCCGAGGTGGCCAAGGTGGCCTGCGCGACCGGTGCCGACCTGATCAACGACAGCTGGGGCGGAATCGACCCCGACTTGCCGCACATCGCCGCCGAGTTCGGCGCGGGCTTGGTGTGTTCGCATACCGGGGGGGCGCTACCGAGGACACGTCCCTACCGAGTGAGCTACGGTACGACTACCCGCGGCGTGGTGGACGACGTGATTCAGCAGGTCACCGGTGCCGCCGAGCGGGCGGTTGCGGCCGGAGTAGCCCGTGACCGGGTGCTGATCGACCCGGCGCACGATTTCGGCAAAAACACCTTCCATGGGTTGGCGTTGTTGCGGCACGTAGCCGATCTGGTGAGGACCGGGTGGCCGGTGCTCATGGCGTTGAGCAATAAGGACTTTGTCGGAGAGACTCTGGGCGTGGATCTGACCGAACGGCTTGAGGGAACGCTGGCGGCCACCGCGCTGGCGGCCGCCGCTGGGGTGCGCATGTTCCGGGTACACCAGGTCGCAGCCAGCCGGCGGGTGCTGGAGATGGTGGCATCGATCCAGGGGACGCGTCCGCCGACGCGCACAGTGCGAGGACTTGCATGA
- the fadD6 gene encoding long-chain-acyl-CoA synthetase FadD6, translated as MSDHGGGARATVKLTDIVAGLPGLLADMPAIVRGAKTGMLARPNSKASIGTVFGDRAARYGDRVFVRFGDQRLTYREANATANQYAAVLAARGVGPGDVVGIMLRNSPNAILTMLATVKCGAVAGMLNYHQRGEVLAHSLGLLDAKVLIAESDLVSAVSECGGSGADTLTIEDLEQNAATAPTVNPASASAVRAGSTAFYIFTSGTTGFPKASVMTHHRWLRALAVFGGLGLRLKGTDTLYSCLPLYHNNALTVALSSVINSGATLALGKSFSASRFWDEVIASRATAFIYIGELCRYLLNQDPKPTDRAHQVRVIAGNGLRPEIWTEFTTRFGIARVCEFYASSEGNSAFINIFNVPRTTGISPMPLAYVEYDPDTGAPLRDESGRVRRVPAGEPGLLLSPVNRLQPFDGYTDSSASEKKLVRNAFRDGDCWFNSGDVMSPQGKGHAAFVDRLGDTFRWKGENVATTQVEAALSADDAVEECTVYGVEVPRTGGRAGMAAVKLRDGAEFDGRSLARAVYGELPSYALPLFVRVVDSLAHTSTFKSRKVELRNQAYGADVVDPVYVLAGRDEGYVPWYAEYAEDVASGKRPQG; from the coding sequence GTGTCCGATCACGGCGGTGGCGCTCGCGCAACGGTCAAGCTGACCGATATCGTGGCTGGTTTGCCGGGATTGTTGGCTGACATGCCCGCGATCGTGCGGGGTGCGAAGACCGGCATGCTGGCCCGGCCGAACTCCAAGGCGTCCATAGGCACCGTGTTCGGAGACCGTGCTGCGCGCTACGGTGACCGGGTCTTCGTCAGGTTCGGTGACCAGCGGTTGACCTACCGCGAAGCCAACGCCACCGCAAATCAGTACGCCGCGGTGCTGGCCGCCCGCGGTGTCGGTCCCGGCGACGTCGTCGGGATCATGTTGCGAAACTCGCCCAACGCGATACTGACGATGCTGGCCACGGTCAAGTGTGGCGCTGTCGCCGGCATGCTCAACTACCACCAGCGCGGCGAGGTGCTCGCGCACAGCCTGGGCTTGCTGGATGCCAAGGTGTTGATCGCGGAGTCCGATCTCGTCAGCGCCGTCAGCGAATGCGGGGGCTCGGGCGCGGACACGCTGACCATCGAAGATCTAGAACAAAACGCGGCGACGGCACCGACCGTGAATCCGGCGTCGGCATCGGCGGTGCGGGCAGGAAGCACGGCTTTCTACATCTTCACGTCCGGCACGACGGGATTCCCGAAAGCCAGCGTGATGACCCATCATCGATGGCTGCGGGCGCTTGCCGTGTTCGGCGGGCTGGGGCTGCGGCTGAAAGGTACCGACACGCTGTACAGCTGCCTGCCGCTGTACCACAACAATGCGCTGACCGTCGCCCTGTCGTCGGTGATCAACTCGGGCGCGACGCTCGCGTTGGGTAAGTCGTTTTCCGCGTCGCGGTTCTGGGATGAGGTGATCGCAAGCCGGGCAACCGCATTCATCTATATAGGCGAGCTCTGCCGGTACCTCCTCAACCAGGATCCCAAGCCGACTGATCGTGCCCACCAGGTACGCGTGATCGCTGGCAACGGGTTGCGGCCGGAGATCTGGACAGAGTTCACCACCCGGTTCGGTATCGCCAGGGTGTGCGAGTTCTACGCCTCCAGTGAGGGCAACTCCGCGTTCATCAATATTTTCAACGTGCCTCGCACTACCGGCATCTCACCGATGCCGCTGGCCTACGTCGAATACGACCCGGACACGGGCGCCCCGCTCCGTGACGAGAGTGGACGGGTGCGCCGGGTGCCGGCCGGCGAGCCCGGCCTCTTGCTGAGCCCGGTGAACAGGCTGCAGCCGTTTGATGGTTACACCGATTCATCGGCCAGCGAAAAGAAGTTGGTGCGCAACGCTTTCCGTGATGGCGACTGTTGGTTCAACAGCGGTGACGTGATGAGCCCGCAGGGCAAAGGGCATGCGGCATTCGTTGACCGCTTGGGCGACACGTTCCGCTGGAAAGGCGAGAACGTTGCCACTACGCAAGTGGAGGCTGCGTTGTCAGCCGATGACGCTGTGGAGGAGTGCACCGTCTACGGTGTCGAGGTGCCGCGAACCGGCGGGCGCGCCGGGATGGCAGCGGTCAAGCTGCGCGACGGCGCTGAATTCGATGGGCGGTCATTGGCTCGAGCCGTCTACGGCGAACTACCCAGCTACGCCTTGCCGCTGTTCGTCCGGGTGGTGGATTCGCTGGCCCACACGTCGACATTCAAGAGTCGCAAGGTGGAGCTGCGCAATCAGGCATACGGTGCTGACGTGGTGGACCCGGTGTATGTGCTGGCGGGTCGAGACGAGGGTTATGTGCCGTGGTACGCCGAATACGCTGAGGATGTCGCGTCGGGTAAGCGCCCCCAGGGCTAG
- a CDS encoding TIGR00730 family Rossman fold protein — translation MPAEGDSARNRTVAVYCAAAPTHPELLELAAEVGTAIAAHGWNLVWGGGHVSAMGAVASAARARGGWTIGVIPKMLVYRELADHDADELIVTDTMWERKRIMEDRSDAFIALPGGIGTLDELLDVWTEGYLGVHDKPIVVLDPWGHFDGLRTWLLGLLDTGYVSHAALERLVIVDNVGDALRACTPAGAP, via the coding sequence ATGCCCGCCGAAGGGGATTCAGCCCGCAACAGGACCGTAGCGGTGTACTGCGCGGCCGCGCCGACCCATCCGGAGCTGCTGGAGCTTGCCGCCGAAGTCGGCACGGCGATCGCCGCGCACGGTTGGAACCTGGTGTGGGGCGGTGGCCACGTGTCGGCAATGGGTGCTGTTGCTTCGGCTGCGCGGGCTCGGGGCGGCTGGACCATCGGCGTGATTCCCAAGATGCTGGTGTACCGCGAGCTGGCCGACCACGATGCCGATGAGCTGATCGTCACCGACACGATGTGGGAGCGCAAACGGATCATGGAGGATCGCTCCGACGCGTTCATCGCGCTGCCTGGTGGTATCGGCACCCTGGACGAGCTCTTGGACGTGTGGACCGAGGGTTACCTGGGCGTGCACGACAAACCCATCGTCGTGTTGGATCCCTGGGGGCATTTCGACGGACTGCGAACATGGCTGCTGGGATTGCTCGATACCGGCTACGTCTCCCATGCGGCCCTAGAGCGGCTGGTCATCGTCGACAACGTCGGTGATGCGCTTCGGGCGTGTACGCCAGCCGGAGCTCCATAG